In Cicer arietinum cultivar CDC Frontier isolate Library 1 chromosome 1, Cicar.CDCFrontier_v2.0, whole genome shotgun sequence, one DNA window encodes the following:
- the LOC101508383 gene encoding LOB domain-containing protein 1-like has translation MESDKITNIFSQYSSTSPQVVMSPCAACKFLRRRCAEKCVLAPYFPPTQPAKFTTVHRVFGASNIIKILQEIPESQRADAVSSMVYEASARIRDPVYGCAGTICHLQKQINELQEQLAKTQAEIINKQFEQANLMTLICNMEMEETPQESPQQSFDNFISSPSHNSDYHNNLNFFEENNIGLISSWEPLWTFKINEN, from the exons ATGGAGAGTGACAAAATTACAAACATATTTTCTCAATACTCTTCAACTTCTCCACAAGTTGTGATGAGTCCTTGTGCTGCTTGCAAGTTTTTGAGAAGAAGATGTGCTGAAAAATGTGTGTTGGCACCTTACTTCCCTCCAACTCAACCTGCCAAATTTACCACTGTTCATAGAGTATTTGGTGCCAGCAATATCATCAAGATATTACAG GAAATTCCAGAGTCTCAAAGAGCTGATGCAGTGAGCAGCATGGTTTATGAGGCAAGTGCAAGAATAAGAGATCCAGTATATGGTTGTGCAGGCACAATTTGTCACCTTCAAAAGCAAATCAATGAGCTTCAAGAACAATTAGCTAAGACACAAGCTGAGATTATTAACAAGCAATTCGAACAAGCTAATCTAATGACTCTGATTTGCAATATGGAAATGGAAGAAACTCCACAAGAATCACCACAACAATCATTTGACAACTTCATTTCAAGTCCTAGCCACAATAGTGACTATCATAACAACCTCAATTTCTTTGAGGAGAATAATATTGGCCTAATCTCATCTTGGGAGCCTCTTTGgacatttaaaattaatgaGAACTAA